The region ACATCAATAGAATCAAACCTTAGACGACACCACCCTGCGAGCCCATCACCGCCCACGAAGGAGCCTCCATGCCCCGCCTCGATCTCGACCGCTACCGCCTGCCCGCCGGAGAACGCTTCCATCTCGACCGCTTCGACCCCCGGGATCTGGCGAATTTCGAGCTCGACAAGGACGACCTCAAGGACGAGGCCAAGGATTGGGTGAAGAAGGATCAGGAGCGCCTCAACGACCTCCAACAATGCCTCTACGCCCAGGGTCGCCACGGCCTGCTCATCGTCCTCCAGGGAATGGACACCGGTGGCAAGGACGGCACCATCCGTCACGTCATGGGGGCCTTCGATCCCCAGGGGGTGATCGTCACGCCGTTCAAGGTGCCGACGGAGGAGGAGCGCAACCACGACTTTTTGTGGCGCGTCCACAAAGCCGTGCCTCGCCGCGGCATGGTGGGCATCTTCAACCGCTCCCACTACGAGGACGTGTTGGTGGTGCGGGTCAAGGGACTGGCGCCGGAGGAAGTCTGGAAGCGGCGCTATGAGCACATCAACCGCTTCGAGAAGCTGATCTCCGACGAGGGCGTGACCATCGTCAAGCTCTTCCTCCACATCACCCCGGAAGAACAGGCGGAGCGCCTCACGGAGCGCCAGCAGCGGCCGGACAAGCAGTGGAAATTCAATCCCGGGGACCTGGAGGACCGCAAGCTCTGGCACCACTTCCAGCACGCCTACGAGGACGCCCTGACCCTGTGCAACACCCCCTGGGCGCCGTGGCACGTGATCCCCGCGGATCGCAAATGGTTCCGCAACCTGGTGGTCTCGGAGCTGCTGATGGAAGTGCTGGAGGGCCTCGACATGAAGTACCCCCAGCCGGTGGACGACATCGACTCCTACTCCATCGGACCGATCCCGCCCCGGGGACACTGATCCAGCCCCAATCTCTTCTACACTCTCTTCTAAAATTACCCGCCGTTGTCCTACCCTCAGCGGTGGGCTGCACTACAACGGTAGCCCGGACGAGTAGGCCCCGCCGCCGCCACCGGCGGTGAGGGGTGGCTCGTCCCTATCGGCAGTTGAGCCAAAGTGGTGAGGCCCGCGCCAACCTTGGAGCCCGGGCTGCGTAGCAGAATTCGAACCCAAAGAGCCACAGGGGCTTCGCGGCCTCCGGCGTGAGGAGATAGCAGCGAAATGACCGACAGCACCGTAGGAGTCGTGGGCGCCGGCGTGATGGGCGCGGGAGTCGCCCAGAGTCTGGCAACGGCCGGCCACCGGGTCATTCTGGTGGACATCGACCAGGCGGCCCTGGAGCGCGCCAAGAGCGACATCCGCCAGGGTCTGCGCATGCAGAGCATGTTCCAGAAGGGCGGCGACAAACCCAAGGAGTCGAGCTCCGCGATCCTCGA is a window of Acidobacteriota bacterium DNA encoding:
- a CDS encoding polyphosphate kinase 2 family protein, producing the protein MPRLDLDRYRLPAGERFHLDRFDPRDLANFELDKDDLKDEAKDWVKKDQERLNDLQQCLYAQGRHGLLIVLQGMDTGGKDGTIRHVMGAFDPQGVIVTPFKVPTEEERNHDFLWRVHKAVPRRGMVGIFNRSHYEDVLVVRVKGLAPEEVWKRRYEHINRFEKLISDEGVTIVKLFLHITPEEQAERLTERQQRPDKQWKFNPGDLEDRKLWHHFQHAYEDALTLCNTPWAPWHVIPADRKWFRNLVVSELLMEVLEGLDMKYPQPVDDIDSYSIGPIPPRGH